From Priestia aryabhattai, one genomic window encodes:
- a CDS encoding sulfite exporter TauE/SafE family protein, with translation MELSITLMGLFVGTLVGLTGVGGAALLTPLLIVLGINPSIAVGTDLVYNSITKLFGVAQHYKQRTINFKLAKYLAIGSIPSAVLAIVTLHAFPSFHEHQETIIKHALGYVMTLVAISIIFRVFFDKLIRPNRFQEMDLDQKKGLTIGIGVVFGFIVGLTSIGSGSLFAIAMLYLFKLKTSELVGTDIAHAFLLVTVAGILNASFGSVDYMLTANLLTGSIPGVLLGSRLSTKVPSRPLQAIMATIILISGIKLI, from the coding sequence ATGGAACTATCAATTACCTTAATGGGATTATTCGTTGGAACCCTTGTAGGCTTAACGGGGGTTGGAGGAGCCGCTTTATTAACGCCTTTACTGATTGTACTCGGCATTAACCCTTCCATTGCCGTAGGAACAGATCTTGTCTACAATTCTATCACAAAATTATTCGGAGTCGCTCAGCACTACAAACAGCGAACCATTAACTTTAAATTAGCAAAATATTTAGCCATCGGAAGTATTCCGAGCGCTGTGCTTGCCATTGTCACACTTCATGCATTTCCATCTTTTCACGAGCATCAAGAAACGATTATTAAGCACGCTCTTGGGTATGTAATGACACTGGTTGCAATTTCAATTATCTTTCGCGTCTTTTTTGATAAACTAATTCGGCCAAATCGTTTTCAGGAAATGGACTTAGATCAGAAAAAAGGCTTAACAATTGGAATTGGCGTAGTCTTTGGATTCATTGTCGGACTAACATCGATTGGTTCGGGCTCATTATTTGCGATTGCAATGCTGTACTTATTTAAGCTAAAAACATCTGAGCTGGTTGGAACTGATATTGCACATGCGTTTCTTCTCGTTACGGTGGCTGGTATTTTAAATGCAAGCTTTGGAAGCGTTGATTATATGTTGACTGCTAATCTATTAACTGGATCTATTCCAGGTGTGTTACTCGGAAGCCGTTTATCAACTAAAGTGCCTTCAAGACCGCTTCAAGCCATTATGGCGACCATCATTTTAATTAGCGGAATTAAATTAATTTAA
- a CDS encoding ATP-binding protein: MSFVTKDLLINFLFILLALFLVQMFYLIKYAKKIHWWKDRYIAVFPILAITFCLLFPVNGAYVPDDYRMDLRRIPYILGTLYGGWPLGSLLFVFILLLRLLIGGYDVGFLSTLIALPILSIPLFFITKYFLHFSLKNRIIVSTCLSVIGSLLAMLVSIFVLHVTSIPISVWVQFAILDVAGMFVITVLWEAIRANLLVLQRLMKAEKLEIVSHLAASISHEVRNPLTASRGFMQMLQEDEKEPAKKRYISIAINELDRAKEIIDDYLLFANSAPERNEKMNISEEIHHVTHIMTPLANMNGVAIDFTFDEEVKFFVMGERRKLQQCLINLFKNSIEAMQNGGTLTVKVAKEGGAVIVDIIDTGCGMTQEQINRLGEPYFTTKEKGTGLGTMVSFSIIHYMKGKVSVSSIKGKETCFSLQFPLCE, from the coding sequence ATGAGTTTTGTCACAAAAGATTTGTTAATTAATTTTTTATTTATTTTATTGGCGCTGTTTTTAGTGCAGATGTTTTATTTGATTAAGTATGCTAAAAAAATTCATTGGTGGAAAGATCGTTATATCGCGGTATTTCCGATTTTAGCTATTACCTTTTGCCTTTTGTTTCCGGTTAACGGAGCTTATGTCCCGGATGATTATCGAATGGATTTACGAAGAATCCCTTATATTTTAGGAACGTTATATGGAGGCTGGCCGCTAGGAAGCTTGCTTTTTGTCTTTATTTTACTGCTGCGCTTGCTAATTGGCGGGTACGATGTAGGATTTTTATCAACATTAATTGCTCTTCCGATTTTATCCATTCCTTTATTTTTCATAACGAAATACTTTTTACATTTCTCATTAAAAAATAGAATTATCGTAAGCACATGTCTTAGTGTAATCGGTTCTTTATTAGCTATGCTTGTATCTATTTTTGTCTTACACGTAACGAGCATCCCTATTAGCGTGTGGGTTCAGTTCGCGATTTTAGATGTCGCAGGAATGTTCGTGATTACCGTACTATGGGAAGCGATACGAGCAAATTTATTAGTGCTGCAGCGCCTGATGAAAGCAGAAAAGCTAGAAATTGTCAGTCATTTAGCCGCCAGCATCTCTCATGAGGTGCGAAATCCTCTAACAGCAAGCAGAGGATTTATGCAGATGCTGCAAGAAGATGAAAAAGAACCCGCTAAAAAACGCTACATTTCGATTGCCATTAATGAACTAGACCGTGCAAAAGAAATCATTGATGATTACTTGCTGTTTGCCAATTCCGCTCCAGAACGAAATGAAAAAATGAATATTTCAGAAGAAATTCATCATGTCACCCATATTATGACGCCTCTTGCCAATATGAATGGAGTCGCTATTGATTTTACATTTGATGAAGAAGTGAAGTTCTTCGTAATGGGAGAGAGAAGAAAGCTTCAGCAGTGTCTAATCAATTTATTTAAAAATAGTATTGAAGCCATGCAAAATGGAGGCACGTTAACCGTTAAAGTAGCAAAAGAAGGCGGGGCTGTTATCGTTGATATTATCGATACAGGCTGCGGTATGACGCAAGAACAAATCAATCGGTTAGGCGAACCGTACTTTACAACAAAAGAAAAAGGTACGGGGCTTGGAACGATGGTATCTTTCAGTATTATTCATTATATGAAGGGAAAAGTGAGTGTGTCTAGCATAAAAGGAAAAGAAACGTGCTTTTCACTTCAATTTCCCCTTTGCGAATAA